A single genomic interval of Acidobacteriota bacterium harbors:
- a CDS encoding peptidase gives MIRSFKHRGLKWLHERDDRSGIRPDLLEDIEDILGRLEQAATPQALNLPGYHLHPLKGDLKGFWSVTVRANWRIIFRFDGEDAWDVELIDYH, from the coding sequence ATGATCAGGAGTTTCAAGCATCGCGGCCTGAAATGGCTCCATGAACGCGACGACCGGAGCGGAATACGGCCTGATCTGCTGGAAGATATCGAGGATATTCTTGGCCGTCTCGAACAGGCTGCTACGCCGCAAGCGCTCAACCTCCCCGGTTATCACCTTCATCCCCTGAAAGGTGACTTGAAGGGGTTCTGGTCTGTTACCGTGAGAGCCAACTGGCGCATCATTTTTCGTTTTGACGGGGAAGACGCCTGGGACGTGGAGCTGATTGACTACCACTAG
- the higA gene encoding addiction module antidote protein, HigA family, with translation MPMKNPPHPGRSIQNACLVPLGLSIAAGAKILGVTRQALNNVITGKSGISPVMAIRLTKAFGSTEETWLRMQLAYDLAAARKNQSHIKVHRQHAEELRAL, from the coding sequence ATGCCGATGAAAAATCCACCGCATCCGGGACGCAGCATACAAAACGCGTGCCTTGTGCCTTTGGGATTGTCCATTGCCGCAGGGGCAAAAATTCTCGGCGTCACTCGGCAGGCGCTCAACAACGTCATCACCGGCAAGTCCGGCATCAGCCCGGTGATGGCGATCCGGCTCACCAAGGCGTTTGGCAGCACGGAGGAGACGTGGTTGCGGATGCAGCTTGCCTACGACCTGGCGGCAGCCCGCAAGAACCAGAGCCATATCAAGGTCCACCGCCAGCACGCCGAAGAATTGCGCGCGCTCTAA